The DNA window ATAAacaaataaagtaaaagaaaagaaaaaggagaagtaaAGGAGAGTGGGTTGTAGGTGGTGGGTTGAGTGTGAGAGTATTTATGTGAGTGGGCACAGCGCAGCGCTTTGCAGTGAGTTAGATTAGATAtaaacacaaacacaaacacCCATCTATCGGttaggggagagagagagagagatttaaGAGTGTTTCAAGATTCAAGTTTCAAGGGAGGAGACATGTCCAACTGGATCCCAGCAGCTCCATTATGCTCTTACTACAACTTCTAGATTAGTTTAGATTGCTACTATCAGATCCAACATACAGGTAtctcttatctttcttttctatctttctttctatttgcaTGTGCTCTTTCAGGTCAACTCAACCTCATTAGGGGGCCGGGCCTTCTCTGTTTATCCTCAGCCTTGATctactttcatttttatttttttatttcttgtttttatagACTCTATTTTGGGAGTGTCTGTGTCTGGCAtgcatgtgttttttttttctttttttttatcagttATTTATTTCAAGTCaactttttatatattgttgtaCATACATGGCCACTTCGGCTATGCGCATCTCCTTTCTTGTTATTCCGTACATTCTCTGCATATGCTAATTGGTAAGCTGTATTTGTATTTCATATACAATTCTTTTAATGTTGATTGATGTGGTTACTGATTCTGTTTGTCATGGTTgcatagttaaaaattattataagaagATAGGcaagaattttgatattttcattCAAGATCGTATGATTATATCTTAACATGCAATTAATCCGTGGTAGAGATGGAAATCCAACATTTGTAGTTACTTAAAATAGATTATGAAAATGAAATCTTTTTAAATCGGTAAGTTCATTAGATAGGACAGAAAAGAGAATTTCTTTGAGGTCCCTTCATTCTTTTATGTGCTTAGAGCATTGAATGGATTGATTTAAATCCTATTATGTGTTACACATTACATATACACTTCATTTTCTAAGTTTTTTAATCGTTTTTTCAGGTCAAGTAATGCATATGTGGAGGGTTAAATGAAGCCATTCCTCTTACTGAATCATCCCGATCCTGTGTTCAATTTCGAACAAGTCAATAGTACTCACTCAATGGTATGTGAAGCTCTTGGTTTATAGATTTGCTGCTTTCAGTTGTAGCTTCTAAATAACTATTTTTGCTCTGATTTCAGGCACATGCTCCTTTTCCTTACAGCGAACCATTTTTCGGTGGTTCATTAGTTGCTTATGGACCGCAGGCTGTTGTAAGTTCTGTCAAGAACATCTTGTTTATTCATGCTATGTATTTTTTTAGAGTTATGCTAGGTGTACACCAAAATCCTCCACCAAAGTCAGCCACCAGTATAAAAGATATGCtggaatataaatacacattgaaaataaattaaaccacatatgtatttatacacagaTACATTGGTGGCTGACTTTGgtgtacaaatagtattttttattttttttatgcctgctattgttgagtttgaaataTTTACTGCAGTTGGATTTCTTACTATAATAATTTACTATGATCTCActgcattttttaaaaaaatttataagggtCAACCCCAGATGTTGCCCCAAGTGCTGGGATTAGGATCCCCAAGAATTGCACTACCACTTGATCTTGCTGAAGATGGCCCCATTTATGTCAATGCTAAACAATACCATGGTATACTGAGGAGGAGACAGTCACGAGCAAAGCTCGAggctcagaacaagctcatCAAAAATCGTAAGGTATGCTCCATAAGTAAGGATGTTATGGATAGGATCATGGATGTTTACAGTATACTGAGAAGAATATGAATGCATAGAATTATATTGAAgaagtaataataatagtattagGTATGGAATTGTGAAAAGTTATTTGGGGCAAACATTATATGCAATAAAAATGCAgccatcattatttttttatatatatatatttgcaagGGAATTGTAGCAAATGTCCTAAACATGGAAATTAAAGGCTTATGACAAATAAATGAGTGACACTGGTATATAAATAGAATGATTTAGAATTACATTTTGCATTATTCtgcaaaaattttgttttagggGAATACTAAATTATATTAGCAGAGCTGGTGCTTGCTTTCTGAACTCTGCTTTGGAGTAAAAGGAAATGGTCTTACTCCCCTGAgtttccctttttttctttcttctaattcattGCAGCCCTATCTTCATGAGTCGCGACATCGCCATGCTTTGAAAAGGGTTAGGGGATCCGGGGGACGCTTTCTCAGCGCTAAACAGCTGCAACTGTCTAATTCAGAACTCATTAACGGTGCCCGTTCAGGCTTGAACCCTGTCAATGTATATCATAAGAAAGATGCATCAGAGGTGgaaagtcatctctctagaaccgGAGAAAACGCATCTTCCATCACAACGTGTTCTGACCTAACAAGTTTCTCCAGCAATGACATCAATTTCAGGCATCCTGAGCACAATTTCTTGGGAAGTTCCCCAAACATGGGTGGAGCATCACAATGCAGTGGGGGACACACCTTTGGTTGTTGAACCCAGCAATGTTCTCCACATGCCCGGTGAGCGAGGCAGAACCAAAGCGACAGAGTTAGGTTCTCCCATCCGGGCTGGCAAATCATCCTTGGCTTAGTCACTTTTATGTGTTTCATCATTTCATCTGATACATAACATGCTTTTTCAAACACTATGCATTTCCCACAGACCTTACCATTTGCCTACTGCTTTTGCTATGTATTTTAAACTCTGCTATTGCTGCGTGCTTCCATTGGTCTGTTGAACTGGTTTGATAAAGTTTGTGGTTGAAGAAAACTTTTAACTTTAATTCTAAATGTATGGACTGTCCTTGCTTTGTTTTCTCCCCTTGGCCccctagaaaaagaaaatctccAAAAACTACTTGAGCAGACACAAATTCAAGTAGTATTTTAACAtttgaaaacaaacaaaattatcaTTAGTTGTTGTTACTCGTTTTCTTTGCTCTCTTTATGGAAGAGGTGAGTTCAGTGGCAGTGGATCAAACATGTTAGGCACATATCGTGAGAGACATGCAAGTAGGTAACACTAAAATGCGTTTCCCGTGGCACCATCATGCTGCCTTAACTAACATACCCCCACCCTTTTCACCATCTCCTAAATTTTCGTCTCATTTTCTTTGTGTCCCCGTGAAGTGCTTCGTTGGCACTTGGCATTGGTACGCTAATCTATATGGAAGGTTAATTTCCACTTATCTAATATCAACTTAACTGCTTTGTTCATGACTTCAAGGGcagtaaaaaaacaaaaaaataaaaataaaaagttgttaCTAAAACAGTTCATCTAGTTTGAGTTGTCGAATGTGATGCGAGGAACAAGATGTCTTTCCGTTCATGCGAAGCACAAGACTTGAACCAAGTGTTAATATTTATTCATGTCTtctatacataaataaataaataaatatatgttaaaaataaataaaataatataacatattTATAAGCAAACAtattataattgatttaatGATGGATGTTTAGCGTTTTTAAGGGGGAAATAGTAGTTGCACATGGAAGCATTCCCCACAAAAGACATGGGATAAATATGACGAAGCAAAAAAGGGGCACAACTTATGGAAATGTAATTTGGTGAGAGGTGgtccaaaaaatataaaaatccgATCAGTTGAGTtgagttgaattttggccaTTCCAACAAGGGGTCGGTGTTCCCGAGAAAAAGCACCCtcccaattcaattcaaaacaaaCACACACACTTGAATTCGCAAATCAGAGAAGAATTTAGAGTGATGGTGTCGTACATGAACGTGTTGTTGTACGGAGTGGGAGGGTTAGTGGTGGCCGGAATGGCGCTGCTAGTGGCGTTTCAGGAGAAGCTTGTCTACGTGCCGGTGCTGCCTGGCCTCTCCAAGGCTTACGCCATCACTCCCTCGCGACTCAGCCTCACCTACGAGGACATCTGGCTCACCTCCTCCGACGGCGTTCGCCTCCACGCCTGGTTCATCAAGCTCTTCCCTAACTGCCGAGGTAGCTCACACCACATTTCCACTCTCTTAgggtttttctttctctttctctcctttTCTGCTTCGATTTGCGTACTGTAGTCATGGATTTTCCTGCACTCTGCTGAGATTTTGCTGATTTCTATGTTGAGCTGATTCTGATTTGTTGAATTTTCGTTTTTAGTTGTGATTTGAGTTTCTTTTTGTTCTCGTTGGCCAAATTGAAGGTATGTTTGGATCTTTGTTTCTGAGAGTTAGCTTAGCTGTGGGAATTGAATGGCGATTGATATTTGCTTGAGCCTGAACTGAATAATGTGGGATGGGAGAAGTATAGATCGAGAGGGTAAATTATTCGGGAGTAGAATCGTCTTTAGAATTTAATACGATATTGCTCTAGTCGCTTTCTTCATCCAGAACTTATGATTTGTGAGAGTACAACATCTTCACTTGGATTGCTGTTGAAGTCTTAGTGCATTATGATTTGTATGTGCACTTTTTGATATGTTTTCTTTGCAACTTAGATGCTGTTCTAATGCAGTTCCTTTTTCTTGTGTTTCATTTCAGGGCCtaccattttattttttcaagaaaatgCTGGAAGTATCCTGGTGTTAGATATTAGGATTAAGTTGTGGTTATTTTGTATATTCGTTTCTTCACCCAGTTCAGTATGCTTTTAAATGCCTTAACTACTGTCTTAGATATTGCTCATCGTCTTGAAATGGTTCGCATAATGTTACAGCAGTTACAATGCAATGTTTTCATGCTTTCCTACCGAGGGTATGAGTTTGCACTTGACAATTTAATGGTGATGTTTGAATGTAGCTATTTCAGCTGCTTTATCTTGATAAGCATGGACACGCCATCTTCTAACCGGATTGGCACtgatttgttatatatatattcaattacACAGCTATGGAGCAAGTGATGGCTATCCTTCTCAGCATGGAATTACTAAGGATGCTCAGGTATGCATTTTGGTTAGTGCCTCTATTTTGGTTAAATACTTCTCTCAAaacttttcttattttatcaccATCTTGTTCCCAGGCTGCACTGGATCATCTTTGTCAAAGGTCTGACATTGATACATCTAGAATAGTTGTATTTGGAAGATCACTTGGGGGTGCAGTTGGAGCTGTACTAACAAAGAATAACCCTGACAAGGTACCTCCGTTTAATTCTAAGCAGCAGCCTGTTTGTGTACTGCTAATGTTCATTCTCATTTGGCCTTCTTTCTACGTTCTAGGTTGCTGCACTGATACTGGAAAATACTTTCACATCTATTTTGGATATGGCTGGTGTTTTATTACCTTTTCTGAAATGGTTTATTGGCGGCAGTAGTTCAAAAGGCAAGATACTCAATTTTCTTGTACGTTCTCCATGGAGCACTATTGATGTTGTTGGTCAGGTGAGGGACACTGGAAATGCAAGGTTTGGGTTATCAATCCCTGGATGGAGTGGTGTGTTTGTTCATTCTCTTTTACTATGTTATTTGCAGATCAAGCAGCCCATTCTTTTTCTCTCCGGATTGCAAGATGAGATGGTCCCCCCATCACATATGCAAATGCTTTATGCAAAGGCAGCTACTCGTAATAATCGATGTCTTTTTGTGGAATTTCCTACCGGAATGCATATGGATACTTGGCTTGCTGGTGGTGATCAATATTGGAGAACAATTCAGCAGTTTCTAGAACAGCATGCCCCAGTGAAAAAGGAAGTTGAATCGTCCCAAAATGAAAATGGTAATAACAGTTTCTTTTCATGCTGTTTTTCACCATTGGGATGAGTTATGAAAGTGGAACTGCATTTGCTGAATAATTATTTTGTCGGAGCTTTATCCAATTTTTCATTTTGAGCTGTGGaagttttctttctttgttgtcTTTTCCCACTTTTATATTGCCCTGCACTTCATCCTCTGTTTTTCTTACACTCCATCTAGTTATTGTTTTCACCCTTCTTTAACTCTTTTTCTTTAGCATTAATTTTATTCCAACATTCTTTgttacccttgctaacttaattATGGTTTTAATACTGCTGCCAGATATTGGGCCGAGGTGATTGGCTGGCATTAGATTATTTCAATGATACTAATTGGCTAACTAAGGATTCAAACAGTTTATgccctttgaagttgcagcccttaaGAGCTCTCTGTGAGAAACTGTTTGGCATCTACAATCTGGATGCTGGATCGAATTTGACAAATGACATGTAGAATAAGAATTATTTACcagagataatttatacgtcTAGTTAATTGTTGTAATATACTCATATATATTGTTCGTATGAATAGGTTCGTGGTTTTCAAATTTCATACTAACGCAAACTGAGAAAGTGTTACTGATACCTGCGAGTTGATACTGGATTCTTTGatgtttttattaattctttatACAGAACATTGAGTTTTGTTTGATGATTGATTTTTGTGCATGAGCTGTAGATAGTTGATATCCGAGTCAGGTTTAACTCAGGTAACAAGTAACAACAGCTTGATACGATTTTAAACTTTGAGGAAAACAGTGAAGAGACTAGTTTTATTGCGTACCCTAGGATTTCTTAAATTAGTTCGATGTTCAAGATGATGCTGATATATACTAGTAAGTGTTGAGTAGTCAGGGAGATTgatattcatatatttatttatttatttgtaataAAATAGATGATATCATGATAGTATACTTGTTATTAATATGCCAGGTTGGTGCACCATTTGGAAACTTTATGTAGACATAACATTTAATATTTGATGGCTTGTAGGTTCTGATCATGTTAGGCATGAGATGGACGAGAACGCAAGGGTGGAAGTTGAACATGCGTGTTATATTTATAGTTCCTGTAATGATGTTCCACCCATTCGTGGAACTGCCCTACAAAATTCTGGATGTATACACAAGCAAGTAAGCTTTTAGAGTGCGTAAATACAGTTGATGCGTGTGCATTACAAACCAAACCCCCCATAGTGGAACAATTGAAAAACATATCTTAATCTCTCATGTAGCATTTATCTGAGGGGGAAGTCCTGTTTGATTTGTGCTCTGCCAAAACCAAACAATCTCCAGTTTGAGGTTCACACGCCTAACGCAATTTTAAGAGCCGTATAACATTGCTTGAGAGTCTGAGACGACCTCAAGAATGAAGCTGAATTTACACACTACAGTCAACGGTCAACGTGGTCTTCTAGTTTCATTCCGTATAATGATATTGGGATTCCTGATAGGTGAGTTTAATGCTGTCAGATCCACCCGTTTATCTCCAGTACCATACATACGGTATGATATACTCCACAATATGTCAGTAGGTTGCACCTTAGAGGTGAGTGGAGCATTACATGTGGAAACAGGCTTTGACTTGAGGAATGGATTCTTTTCGCACTTTCCCATTCCGTTAGCAAGCAGCCAGCGGGAACCAGATTTTTGGTGTCTTGATGTGCCCCAAgacctccaatccttcttcttGTAGGCATGCTCAGTTTTCAAGCCTGCAACATGCACTTCTGTGATTCTGAACTGAGGAATTCCCTCCCCTTCTGAAGGTTTCTCTGTCTCAACCTTGCCTATTGTTTTACAATCATCATCCTCTTCCTCATCGGTGTTACCTACCTCAGATAGATTCCTGGGCTTTGGTGGGAAGAACTCCCTCTTGACTTGTATAAGAGCAAGCATTGGTGTTCCAACAGACTCAAAATATCTCAGAGGATCACGAAGTTGCACCATTAATGCTACTGTGAAATTGTTTCCCAGCAAACCATGTTTCCTCTCAGGTTCGTTTCCTCGTTTCCTCTTGATATTTGAAATCCGATGAATTAAATCAAGGGAGTTAACATGATGGGCAGCTAGAATTTTGGATGTATGCTCATTGATATTATCTATATCATCAATCTCGCCAGAATCTAACCTCATCCATTCATCAAGACTCAATGATAAGCTCATTATCCCATCAACAACACTGCTATCTTTTGTTTCTATCAACCCCAAAGCAACAGCTTCATCGGACTCGTTACTGTTATTTCCCTTAGCATGCAGAGCTGAAATATCCCCAAAGGATTGCGCGGTGATGTTTGATGGTGCATCCGTCTCCTCCATCCCAGATTGTATTCTCAAACCCTCCATTGCAAGTGCTTCTATTTTATCCATAGCCAATGGAGCTAGAGCTTCAAATGCAACAAACTCTGAGCCTGTCTGGTTGCCAACTGAACCAGATGATGTTCCCTTCAATCCTCTTAGCACACAAGTTGTATCTTCTTGTGTTACCAAGTTATGTTGCAAATGGCATTGTCTACATAAAGTAAAGACAATTCACTCAGTAAAAGATTCCGACAGAATTAACGATAAACTATATATGCAACTCCAAGACTAGTGATCAGTAAAAATGACAAACCTCTCTTTTCCCTTTATTGTCATAGCTTCCCATGCTATTTGTTGTATTGTCTTCCCTGTAATATCTTCCAGAGGCATTAACTTCTTTGCCAGCATCGAAAGCTTTTCAATTCCCATCAAAGCCAAACATTGTACAATCTCCATCATCCCAGAACCCATTTCTGCAGGTACCACAAAAGGGTGAGAAATCTGCATGACTAGTCTCCCACTACTTCTACTATTCTTGAAAAGTGAAGGACTCATAGATCGTAGAAACCCTCCGTTACTTGTCTGAAGACAATGGCCTAAACCCTCTGCCAATGGAGGTAAGCGTAAAGGCTCTTCAGGTAGTGCATGAATTGGACTTTCATAGCTAGCATAGTTTTTTGGTGGAGAATATTGAAAAGCCTTCTCATTCAAACCCAACTCACACGTTAAGGCTTCTGTTTCCATCTCTTCTAACGCCTGTGCCTTTTCTTCGCTCATATGCTGGAGCTGAACTAGATGCCCTGCATGAAGATCTTCTGAAAAGGATGATGACTTGATACAATTAGAGAAGTTCAAGGGCTCTGATCCAATAGAAGTTTCGTGAGCATCATCTATTTCATTATTACTTCCCTTATCAACATCAAACGATGAGAAGTCCTCAGACCTACTGTCCATCTCAAATTGTGTTACAAGGCGCTCTCTTGGAGATTCGAGCCCACTTTTAGGACTCAACTTCATTGGACTATCGTCTATGCCAAGCATGCTTAAAAATGAACCCGTGACATCATCCAAGCTATATGTGTTTCTTTTCTTGTATTCAGTTTTGGCTTCCATGATCATAGGAGAATCTTTGACACTGATCAATGCTGACTCTATTTCTTGCAAGAGTAGTTCTTTGTGAGAAAACTCATGTACTATAGCCTTTTCCTCAGCACCATCGTTGACCTCATCCTCGGAATCATGTTTAACAGCAGTTTCAAGGATGCTGGTACTGTCAAATTTATGATCATCGACAAGAGCCTTTGCAGTGCATACCTCTAATTTTACATGTTCATCTGATGAGCATTCAATGCCCCTATCAACAGCAGAAAATCCATCTCCTTCCCATTCTTCAGGATTTTCTTCTTGTCCAGACACTTGTGCCACTACCTCCAAATCTTTAACACTGTCCAAAGCTGAATCTGCTTCTTGCAAGGGAAGTTTTTGGGTGCACAAGTCATCTTGGTGATAAAATTCACATACTAGAGCCTTTTCCTGCGTATCATGTTTAACAGTATCTTGAGAAGATCCTTGTTCAGCAACACTATCAAGTGTATTGGTACTGTTAAATGTATGCTTTTTAACAACAGCCTTCATGGACGATTGCTCTAGATTAACACGTTCATATGATGAAAAAAATTCAATGGCCTTATCAACAACAGAATATCCATTAGATTCACACCCTTCATGCTTTTCATCTCTGGAATTAGTTGATGGAAAATCCTCTGGTTTAACCGTCTCTACATTAACTTGAAACACAAGATATTCTGGTTTGCTACATGCATGAGGAGATGTTTTTTCTTCGATATCTTGATGATTTTTGGGATTCTCGTTTTCAATATCAGGTGAATCTGGTTTGTTAATGTTTTCTTCATAATCTTTAGGTCTGTACGGAGAACATATCTCTTCTATATCAGGACTCTGATGAAAGATGTCTCCTGAGCTAGCTGATTTTGGCAATGGCATTACTTCATGAAGATCCATTACCTCTTCTGCATTTTGGGATGAATAATCCGGGGAAAAGATTGGCAAACTTCCGGTACGCAACAGGTCTGTTTTAGTCAGACCGTGTGCTTTATCCAGTTGCATCGCAGAAGGCGAATCGTTCTGCCCCAACCCCAATTCATTAGGAGAATCCTGATTGCCTATGGTACCATGGGAACCAACCACTACATAACCAAAACTGACATTCATCACTGCACCTTTAGCTGCTCCTGATAATCTAAAACTTGTGCTCCATTTCCCCGAGCTCTTCTCCTCCGAAAGCTCTTCGAGTGTGAGAGGAAGGAACCTTGTGAGATCGACCCGGTGCTTCCCCAAATCAAGTTCTGCAGCACCAACCATGGAAGCATAGAGTGAAGAATGCTTTGGTTCATATTTTGCGGAATTTTGAGGTCGACTCTTACTTCCAGAGATTGTGCAAGTGTATGTCAACATTTGTTCAAACTCAGCAGCACCTAGAATCACCTTGGCAGGGTGTGTCACCATAACATCACGCTTCCTCTTCCAATACACACAGATGCTAGCATCGTTGAAACTAGGAGGCAATCCTTCAATCAAATGGACTTGGAGGGAAAACCGGCATTC is part of the Arachis duranensis cultivar V14167 chromosome 1, aradu.V14167.gnm2.J7QH, whole genome shotgun sequence genome and encodes:
- the LOC107457626 gene encoding alpha/beta hydrolase domain-containing protein WAV2 isoform X3; its protein translation is MVSYMNVLLYGVGGLVVAGMALLVAFQEKLVYVPVLPGLSKAYAITPSRLSLTYEDIWLTSSDGVRLHAWFIKLFPNCRGPTILFFQENAGNIAHRLEMVRIMLQQLQCNVFMLSYRGYGASDGYPSQHGITKDAQAALDHLCQRSDIDTSRIVVFGRSLGGAVGAVLTKNNPDKVAALILENTFTSILDMAGVLLPFLKWFIGGSSSKGKILNFLVRSPWSTIDVVGQIKQPILFLSGLQDEMVPPSHMQMLYAKAATRNNRCLFVEFPTGMHMDTWLAGGDQYWRTIQQFLEQHAPVKKEVESSQNENVYAL
- the LOC107457626 gene encoding alpha/beta hydrolase domain-containing protein WAV2 isoform X1 — translated: MVSYMNVLLYGVGGLVVAGMALLVAFQEKLVYVPVLPGLSKAYAITPSRLSLTYEDIWLTSSDGVRLHAWFIKLFPNCRGPTILFFQENAGNIAHRLEMVRIMLQQLQCNVFMLSYRGYGASDGYPSQHGITKDAQAALDHLCQRSDIDTSRIVVFGRSLGGAVGAVLTKNNPDKVAALILENTFTSILDMAGVLLPFLKWFIGGSSSKGKILNFLVRSPWSTIDVVGQIKQPILFLSGLQDEMVPPSHMQMLYAKAATRNNRCLFVEFPTGMHMDTWLAGGDQYWRTIQQFLEQHAPVKKEVESSQNENALKSSL
- the LOC107457626 gene encoding alpha/beta hydrolase domain-containing protein WAV2 isoform X2 gives rise to the protein MVSYMNVLLYGVGGLVVAGMALLVAFQEKLVYVPVLPGLSKAYAITPSRLSLTYEDIWLTSSDGVRLHAWFIKLFPNCRGPTILFFQENAGNIAHRLEMVRIMLQQLQCNVFMLSYRGYGASDGYPSQHGITKDAQAALDHLCQRSDIDTSRIVVFGRSLGGAVGAVLTKNNPDKVAALILENTFTSILDMAGVLLPFLKWFIGGSSSKGKILNFLVRSPWSTIDVVGQIKQPILFLSGLQDEMVPPSHMQMLYAKAATRNNRCLFVEFPTGMHMDTWLAGGDQYWRTIQQFLEQHAPVKKEVESSQNENDIGPR
- the LOC107458349 gene encoding protein PLASTID MOVEMENT IMPAIRED 1-RELATED 1; the encoded protein is MGFIEGPFPLPKPQRKRDVMVTHPAKVILGAAEFEQMLTYTCTISGSKSRPQNSAKYEPKHSSLYASMVGAAELDLGKHRVDLTRFLPLTLEELSEEKSSGKWSTSFRLSGAAKGAVMNVSFGYVVVGSHGTIGNQDSPNELGLGQNDSPSAMQLDKAHGLTKTDLLRTGSLPIFSPDYSSQNAEEVMDLHEVMPLPKSASSGDIFHQSPDIEEICSPYRPKDYEENINKPDSPDIENENPKNHQDIEEKTSPHACSKPEYLVFQVNVETVKPEDFPSTNSRDEKHEGCESNGYSVVDKAIEFFSSYERVNLEQSSMKAVVKKHTFNSTNTLDSVAEQGSSQDTVKHDTQEKALVCEFYHQDDLCTQKLPLQEADSALDSVKDLEVVAQVSGQEENPEEWEGDGFSAVDRGIECSSDEHVKLEVCTAKALVDDHKFDSTSILETAVKHDSEDEVNDGAEEKAIVHEFSHKELLLQEIESALISVKDSPMIMEAKTEYKKRNTYSLDDVTGSFLSMLGIDDSPMKLSPKSGLESPRERLVTQFEMDSRSEDFSSFDVDKGSNNEIDDAHETSIGSEPLNFSNCIKSSSFSEDLHAGHLVQLQHMSEEKAQALEEMETEALTCELGLNEKAFQYSPPKNYASYESPIHALPEEPLRLPPLAEGLGHCLQTSNGGFLRSMSPSLFKNSRSSGRLVMQISHPFVVPAEMGSGMMEIVQCLALMGIEKLSMLAKKLMPLEDITGKTIQQIAWEAMTIKGKERQCHLQHNLVTQEDTTCVLRGLKGTSSGSVGNQTGSEFVAFEALAPLAMDKIEALAMEGLRIQSGMEETDAPSNITAQSFGDISALHAKGNNSNESDEAVALGLIETKDSSVVDGIMSLSLSLDEWMRLDSGEIDDIDNINEHTSKILAAHHVNSLDLIHRISNIKRKRGNEPERKHGLLGNNFTVALMVQLRDPLRYFESVGTPMLALIQVKREFFPPKPRNLSEVGNTDEEEDDDCKTIGKVETEKPSEGEGIPQFRITEVHVAGLKTEHAYKKKDWRSWGTSRHQKSGSRWLLANGMGKCEKNPFLKSKPVSTCNAPLTSKVQPTDILWSISYRMYGTGDKRVDLTALNSPIRNPNIIIRNETRRPR